Proteins from a genomic interval of Cyanobacteria bacterium GSL.Bin1:
- a CDS encoding IS630 family transposase, whose translation MQISKKECEDESRLGLITLWARKLTGKGIQPIGTEQWCFDYFWLYGLIEPKTGESFFAEFSHVDGVCFQEYLRWFSARYPNDLHMIQVDNGHLHTWSELEIPENIILLFQPPYCPEINPIERLWKEIKKQLKWELFDHLDELRKKLAQVLSNLTPSVVASVTGWDFILEALFVAGI comes from the coding sequence ATCCAAATATCAAAAAAAGAGTGTGAGGATGAATCACGACTAGGCTTAATTACACTTTGGGCAAGAAAACTTACAGGAAAAGGAATTCAGCCAATTGGAACCGAACAGTGGTGCTTTGATTATTTTTGGTTATACGGGCTAATTGAACCCAAGACAGGAGAAAGTTTTTTTGCGGAATTTTCTCATGTTGATGGGGTCTGCTTTCAGGAGTATTTAAGATGGTTTTCTGCTCGGTATCCCAATGATTTACATATGATTCAGGTAGATAATGGTCATTTACATACTTGGTCAGAGTTAGAGATTCCTGAAAATATTATTCTCCTGTTTCAACCTCCCTATTGTCCAGAAATTAATCCGATTGAAAGGCTATGGAAAGAAATTAAAAAACAATTGAAGTGGGAACTTTTTGATCATCTTGACGAGCTGAGGAAAAAACTGGCTCAAGTTCTATCAAATTTAACCCCTTCGGTGGTTGCTTCTGTAACCGGATGGGATTTTATATTAGAGGCTCTATTTGTAGCAGGCATTTAG